In the Alligator mississippiensis isolate rAllMis1 chromosome 7, rAllMis1, whole genome shotgun sequence genome, one interval contains:
- the LOC102563047 gene encoding olfactory receptor 10A4-like, translating into MTEIVFLGFSDFHKIQVLLFVLVLAFYVMALLGNTLIIIVTVTQPILHAPMYFFLRNLSFLDIGFTSAIAPKLLVNLLSEIQTISFTGCGVQMFFFLLFGLTECCLLFVMAYDRYVAIYRPLQYTLKMNQKVCTQMAAFSWTIGLLVAFGQTISMFTLPYCGSNRMSHFFCDISPLLRLASTDTYRNEVSVATVTIVFILVPFLLILLSYIFIISTVLRMPSVESQRKAFSTCSSHLIVVSVFYGTAIFTYVRPKTMYSPDGDRLLSLMYTIVTPSVNPIVYSLRNKEVRVSLRKSIGRKTFFQGL; encoded by the coding sequence ATGACTGAGATTGTGTTCCTGGGATTCTCAGACTTCCACAAAATCCAAGTTCTGCTCTTTGTGCTGGTGTTAGCCTTCTACGTGATGGCCCTCCTGGGGAACACACTGATAATTATTGTCACAGTGACCCAGCCAATTCTTCATGcacccatgtactttttcctcaggAACTTGTCCTTCTTGGACATTGGCTTCACCTCTGCTATAGCCCCCAAACTGCTAGTGAATCTGCTCTCAGAGATCCAGACAATCTCCTTCACAGGCTGTGGTGTtcagatgtttttctttcttctctttggcCTCACAGAGTGCTGTCTGCTCTTTGTCATGGCGTATGATAGATATGTGGCTATATACAGACCCCTGCAATATACTCTCAAGATGAACCAGAAGGTTTGCACTCAGATGGCTGCTTTTTCATGGACTATTGGGCTACTAGTAGCTTTTGGACAAACAATTTCAATGTTTACTCTGCCTTACTGTGGTTCCAATCGAATGAGTCATTTCTTTTGTGACATTTCCCCTCTGCTGAGATTAGCCAGCACTGACACCTACAGGAATGAAGTTTCTGTTGCCACAGTCACCATTGTCTTCATTCTGGTCCCTTTTTTGCTCATCCTCTTGTCCTATATCTTCATCATCTCCACAGTCCTCAGGATGCCCTCAGTAGAGAGCCAACGCAAAGCTTTCTCCACCTGCTCATCACACCTCATTGTAGTTTCTGTTTTCTATGGAACTGCCATATTTACTTATGTGAGACCCAAAACTATGTATTCTCCAGATGGTGACAGGCTTCTCTCCCTGATGTATACAATAGTGACACCATCAGTGAACCCCATTGTCTACAGTTTAAGGAACAAGGAGGTGAGGGTTTCTCTTAGGAAATCAATAGGAAGGAAAACTTTCTTTCAAGGTCTATGA
- the LOC102563288 gene encoding olfactory receptor 10AG1 has translation MCQLCVFLSSSVSSKDKEDTKDLRWGNHTVVTEFKLLGFSDFQKLQVLLFVVVLIIYSITLIGNSFIIFIIIASPSLQTPMYFFLKNLSFLDICYTSVTIPRMLRDLLLDTKNISYTGCIAQMCCFALLGTAECFLLSAMAYDRYIAICHPFQYLVIMNRRLCIQLVAVSWMSGITVALTQTSLIAMLPYCRHNTINHFFCDIVPLINLACGKTSVNQTELFLVAIFVVMVPFIMIIISYICIISTILRMQSADGKRKVFSTCSSHLMVVSLFYGTSCAMYLNSTSSEFLGSGKLLALLYTVVTPVLNTIIYSLRNKEIKVALRELMHRNLSIFQR, from the coding sequence ATGTGCCAATTAtgtgtttttctctcttcctctgtttCTTCAAAAGACAAGGAAGATACTAAAGATCTGAGATGGGGAAATCACACTgtggtgactgaatttaaactcCTTGGATTTTCCGACTTCCAGAAACTTCAGGTCCTACTGTTTGTTGTCGTGTTGATTATCTACAGCATCACCCTGATAGGAAACAGCTTTATCATCTTCATTATAATAGCTTCTCCTTCTCTCCAGACCCCAATGTATTTTTTCCTCAAAAACTTATCCTTCTTGGATATCTGCTACACCTCTGTTACTATCCCCAGGATGCTGAGAGATTTATTGTTAGACACTAAAAATATTTCCTATACTGGATGCATTGCACAAATGTGCTGCTTTGCCCTTCTGGGAACTGCTGAGTGCTTTCTCCTGTCAGCCATGGCTTATGATCGATATATTGCAATATGTCACCCCTTTCAGTATCTGGTCATAATGAACAGGaggctctgcatccagctggtggCTGTGTCCTGGATGAGTGGGATCACTGTGGCCCTTACACAGACTTCTTTGATAGCTATGTTGCCATACTGTAGGCATAATACTATCAATCACTTTTTCTGTGATATTGTGCCGCTAATAAATTTAGCTTGTGGAAAGACTTCTGTGAACCAGACTGAGCTCTTCTTGGTTGCCATCTTTGTGGTGATGGTTCCTTTTATAATGATCATCATCTCTTACATCTGCATCATCTCCACCATCCTGAGGATGCAATCAGCTGATGGCAAACGCAAAGTCTTCTCTACCTGCTCATCTCACCTGATGGTTGTTTCATTGTTCTATGGGACTTCTTGTGCAATGTATTTAAATTCCACATCCAGTGAGTTCCTTGGAAGTGGCAAGCTACTTGCCCTGCTCTACACAGTAGTTACTCCAGTGCTCAACACTAtaatctacagcctgagaaacaaagaaataaaggTGGCTCTGAGGGAGTTAATGCATAGAAACCTGTCAATATTTCAGAGATGA